One Cucurbita pepo subsp. pepo cultivar mu-cu-16 chromosome LG09, ASM280686v2, whole genome shotgun sequence DNA window includes the following coding sequences:
- the LOC111802210 gene encoding uncharacterized protein LOC111802210 isoform X1, translating into MNFLLRSTPAVPAERPSVQETPPPVAPYAPKPAITLESLISEMPFPQYSVVDDIDDEVDASAGENGSIAGNKENSGCASVGKHSDVSEEEGWITIPCKDLTSEWRNASDVHSLRSKDRSFVFPGEQICILACLSAYKQDTATITPFKVAAVLSKHGKGHSPRKQNGNMDDGTNSTNGERRPSPDQSTIQNGENLSSEKIDSSEDVSASESLLRMEDHRRQTETLLQRFKNSHFFVRIAESSDLLWSKKIFPDKHSDCEVVGESTVNSSLNADQGNFGSNVSGGVARGTFKCCSLSDGSIVVLLHVNVGVDILRDPVLEILQFEKYQERTMSFENQDGLSYSSLDPYGELMKWLLPLDNTIPPITRPLSPPRLIPNAGISGTSQKSNASASSGSQLFSLVHFRSYSMSSIPHNTAPPPAPIKSASSKPSFELENWDQFSPQMSSKRKRLGVRDLLSFRGISLEQERFSVCCGLKGIHIPGRRWRRKLEIIHPVEIQSFAADCNTDDLLCVQIKNVSPDHIPDIIIYIDAITIVFEEASKDGLPSSLPIACIEAGNEHSIPNLAIRRNEEHSFIIKPATSMWRNIKACGERNSQSSQLQAGNPTSSLSLTSKSTDQYAIMVTCRCNYTESRLFFKQPTSWRPRISSDLMVSVALSGDPLKPNGIGSHLPVQVLTLQASNLTSEDLTMTVLAPSSSSYPSVISLNSSSSSPMSRYWVLNEVAGEKYSTSLERPRSIPVASDNQRHNVDFGGRPIPFEELSSPMSDIIPSAGLGCSHLCLQSRIPLGCIPSQSTTTIKLELLPLTDGIITLETLQINIKEKGVTYIPEHPLKINATSSISSAII; encoded by the exons ATGAATTTTCTACTTAGATCTACTCCTGCCGTGCCTGCAGAGCGACCATCTGTTCAAGAAACTCCTCCTCCAGTTGCTCCTTACGCGCCAAAACCAGCAATAACTTTGGAGAGTCTGATTTCTGAAATGCCATTTCCGCAATATTCTGTAGTTGATGATATTGATGATGAGGTCGATGCATCTGCCGGTGAAAATGGAAGTATTGCTGGTAATAAGGAGAACAGCGGCTGTGCTAGTGTAGGGAAGCACTCTGATGTTTCCGAGGAAGAAGGGTGGATTACCATTCCATGCA AGGATCTAACTAGTGAGTGGAGAAATGCATCAGATGTACATTCGTTACGCAGTAAGGACAGATCTTTTGTCTTCCCAG GTGAACAAATATGTATCTTGGCATGCTTATCTGCTTATAAACAGGATACAGCAACTATCACTCCTTTTAAAGTTGCAGCAGTTTTGAGTAAACATGGAAAAGGACACAGTCCtagaaaacaaaatggaaaCATGGATGATGGAACTAATTCCACAAACGGGGAAAGGCGGCCAAGTCCGGACCAAAGTACAATTCAAAATGGTGAAAATCTATCAAGTGAGAAGATTGATTCATCAGAGGATGTTTCTGCCAGTGAATCTCTTCTTAGAATGGAAGATCACAGGCGTCAAACAGAAACATTGTTACAACGATTTAAGAACTCTCACTTTTTTGTAAGAATTGCTGAGTCTAGTGATCTCCTTTggtcaaagaaaatatttcctGACAAGCATAGTGACTGTGAAGTGGTGGGTGAAAGCACTGTTAATTCTAGCTTAAATGCTGATCAAGGAAATTTTGGTTCCAATGTCTCTGGTGGCGTTGCAAGAGGTACCTTTAAGTGCTGCTCTCTTTCTGATGGAAGCATAGTG GTGCTTTTACATGTGAATGTTGGTGTTGACATATTGAGAGATCCAGTATTGgaaattcttcaatttgagAAGTACCAAGAGCGGACAATGTCATTTGAGAATCAGGATGGCTTAAGTTATTCAAGTCTGGATCCATATGGAGAATTGATGAAATGGTTGCTTCCTCTGGATAACACCATTCCTCCTATTACCCGCCCTCTATCTCCTCCCCGTTTAATTCCCAATGCAGGAATCAGTGGCACTTCTCAGAAGTCAAATGCGTCTGCTTCATCTGGCTCTCAACTCTTCTCCTTGGTCCATTTTAGAAGTTACTCTATGTCCTCTATACCTCACAATACTGCACCACCTCCTGCACCCATTAAATCTGCAAGTTCAAAGCCAAGCTTTGAACTTGAAAACTGGGATCAGTTCTCACCTCAGATGTcctcaaagagaaaaagactTGGGGTCCGTGACCTTTTATCTTTCCGAGGTATCTCTTTGGAGCAAGAGAGATTTTCCGTTTGTTGTGGACTGAAAGGAATTCATATTCCTGGAAGACGATGGAGGAGAAAACTTGAAATTATTCATCCTGTTGAAATCCAGTCTTTTGCTGCTGATTGCAATACGGATGACCTTTTGTGTGTTCAAATTAAG aATGTGTCTCCAGATCATATACCagatatcataatatatattgatgCTATTACAATTGTTTTTGAAGAGGCATCAAAGGATGGACTTCCCTCATCATTACCAATTGCTTGCATAGAAGCAGGGAATGAACACAGCATACCAAATTTAGCCATCAG GAGAAACGAAGAGCACTCTTTTATTATCAAACCAGCAACTTCTATGTGGAGGAATATAAAGGCTTGTGGAGAAAGAAATTCTCAATCATCCCAATTGCAGGCTGGAAATCCGACATCAAGTTTGTCCCTTACCTCCAAGAGTACTGATCAATATGCAATTATGGTAACTTGCCGGTGCAACTATACTG AGTCAAGATTGTTTTTTAAACAACCAACAAGTTGGCGACCTCGAATTTCAAGCGATCTTATGGTCTCTGTGGCGTTATCTGGGGATCCCCTTAAACCCAATGGAATTGGTTCTCACCTTCCTGTTCAG GTTTTGACACTTCAGGCGTCAAATTTAACATCCGAAGATCTGACCATGACGGTTCTTGCTCCATCTTCATCCTCTTATCCATCCGTCATTTCATTGAAttcctcatcatcatcacctATGAGTCGATACTGGGTTTTAAATGAAGTTGCTGGTGAGAAGTATAGTACATCACTGGAAAGGCCGAGATCAATCCCTGTTGCATCTGACAATCAAAGACACAATGTTGATTTTGGAGGCCGGCCAATTCCTTTTGAAGAACTATCTTCTCCCATGTCAGATATCATACCAAGTGCTGGTTTAGGTTGCTCGCATTTGTGCCTCCAGAGTAGAATTCCATTAGG ATGTATTCCTTCTCAATCCACAACTACCATCAAACTTGAGCTACTTCCCTTGACTGATGGCATAATTACTCTTGAAACGTTACAGATTAATATCAAGGAAAAAG GTGTTACGTATATCCCCGAGCACCCACTGAAAATAAATGCGACTTCCAGCATTTCTTCTGCGATTATTTAA
- the LOC111802210 gene encoding uncharacterized protein LOC111802210 isoform X3: MNFLLRSTPAVPAERPSVQETPPPVAPYAPKPAITLESLISEMPFPQYSVVDDIDDEVDASAGENGSIAGNKENSGCASVGKHSDVSEEEGWITIPCKDLTSEWRNASDVHSLRSKDRSFVFPGEQICILACLSAYKQDTATITPFKVAAVLSKHGKGHSPRKQNGNMDDGTNSTNGERRPSPDQSTIQNGENLSSEKIDSSEDVSASESLLRMEDHRRQTETLLQRFKNSHFFVRIAESSDLLWSKKIFPDKHSDCEVVGESTVNSSLNADQGNFGSNVSGGVARGTFKCCSLSDGSIVVLLHVNVGVDILRDPVLEILQFEKYQERTMSFENQDGLSYSSLDPYGELMKWLLPLDNTIPPITRPLSPPRLIPNAGISGTSQKSNASASSGSQLFSLVHFRSYSMSSIPHNTAPPPAPIKSASSKPSFELENWDQFSPQMSSKRKRLGVRDLLSFRGISLEQERFSVCCGLKGIHIPGRRWRRKLEIIHPVEIQSFAADCNTDDLLCVQIKNVSPDHIPDIIIYIDAITIVFEEASKDGLPSSLPIACIEAGNEHSIPNLAIRRNEEHSFIIKPATSMWRNIKACGERNSQSSQLQAGNPTSSLSLTSKSTDQYAIMVTCRCNYTGFDTSGVKFNIRRSDHDGSCSIFILLSIRHFIEFLIIITYESILGFK, translated from the exons ATGAATTTTCTACTTAGATCTACTCCTGCCGTGCCTGCAGAGCGACCATCTGTTCAAGAAACTCCTCCTCCAGTTGCTCCTTACGCGCCAAAACCAGCAATAACTTTGGAGAGTCTGATTTCTGAAATGCCATTTCCGCAATATTCTGTAGTTGATGATATTGATGATGAGGTCGATGCATCTGCCGGTGAAAATGGAAGTATTGCTGGTAATAAGGAGAACAGCGGCTGTGCTAGTGTAGGGAAGCACTCTGATGTTTCCGAGGAAGAAGGGTGGATTACCATTCCATGCA AGGATCTAACTAGTGAGTGGAGAAATGCATCAGATGTACATTCGTTACGCAGTAAGGACAGATCTTTTGTCTTCCCAG GTGAACAAATATGTATCTTGGCATGCTTATCTGCTTATAAACAGGATACAGCAACTATCACTCCTTTTAAAGTTGCAGCAGTTTTGAGTAAACATGGAAAAGGACACAGTCCtagaaaacaaaatggaaaCATGGATGATGGAACTAATTCCACAAACGGGGAAAGGCGGCCAAGTCCGGACCAAAGTACAATTCAAAATGGTGAAAATCTATCAAGTGAGAAGATTGATTCATCAGAGGATGTTTCTGCCAGTGAATCTCTTCTTAGAATGGAAGATCACAGGCGTCAAACAGAAACATTGTTACAACGATTTAAGAACTCTCACTTTTTTGTAAGAATTGCTGAGTCTAGTGATCTCCTTTggtcaaagaaaatatttcctGACAAGCATAGTGACTGTGAAGTGGTGGGTGAAAGCACTGTTAATTCTAGCTTAAATGCTGATCAAGGAAATTTTGGTTCCAATGTCTCTGGTGGCGTTGCAAGAGGTACCTTTAAGTGCTGCTCTCTTTCTGATGGAAGCATAGTG GTGCTTTTACATGTGAATGTTGGTGTTGACATATTGAGAGATCCAGTATTGgaaattcttcaatttgagAAGTACCAAGAGCGGACAATGTCATTTGAGAATCAGGATGGCTTAAGTTATTCAAGTCTGGATCCATATGGAGAATTGATGAAATGGTTGCTTCCTCTGGATAACACCATTCCTCCTATTACCCGCCCTCTATCTCCTCCCCGTTTAATTCCCAATGCAGGAATCAGTGGCACTTCTCAGAAGTCAAATGCGTCTGCTTCATCTGGCTCTCAACTCTTCTCCTTGGTCCATTTTAGAAGTTACTCTATGTCCTCTATACCTCACAATACTGCACCACCTCCTGCACCCATTAAATCTGCAAGTTCAAAGCCAAGCTTTGAACTTGAAAACTGGGATCAGTTCTCACCTCAGATGTcctcaaagagaaaaagactTGGGGTCCGTGACCTTTTATCTTTCCGAGGTATCTCTTTGGAGCAAGAGAGATTTTCCGTTTGTTGTGGACTGAAAGGAATTCATATTCCTGGAAGACGATGGAGGAGAAAACTTGAAATTATTCATCCTGTTGAAATCCAGTCTTTTGCTGCTGATTGCAATACGGATGACCTTTTGTGTGTTCAAATTAAG aATGTGTCTCCAGATCATATACCagatatcataatatatattgatgCTATTACAATTGTTTTTGAAGAGGCATCAAAGGATGGACTTCCCTCATCATTACCAATTGCTTGCATAGAAGCAGGGAATGAACACAGCATACCAAATTTAGCCATCAG GAGAAACGAAGAGCACTCTTTTATTATCAAACCAGCAACTTCTATGTGGAGGAATATAAAGGCTTGTGGAGAAAGAAATTCTCAATCATCCCAATTGCAGGCTGGAAATCCGACATCAAGTTTGTCCCTTACCTCCAAGAGTACTGATCAATATGCAATTATGGTAACTTGCCGGTGCAACTATACTG GTTTTGACACTTCAGGCGTCAAATTTAACATCCGAAGATCTGACCATGACGGTTCTTGCTCCATCTTCATCCTCTTATCCATCCGTCATTTCATTGAAttcctcatcatcatcacctATGAGTCGATACTGGGTTTTAAATGA
- the LOC111802210 gene encoding uncharacterized protein LOC111802210 isoform X2: MNFLLRSTPAVPAERPSVQETPPPVAPYAPKPAITLESLISEMPFPQYSVVDDIDDEVDASAGENGSIAGNKENSGCASVGKHSDVSEEEGWITIPCKDLTSEWRNASDVHSLRSKDRSFVFPGEQICILACLSAYKQDTATITPFKVAAVLSKHGKGHSPRKQNGNMDDGTNSTNGERRPSPDQSTIQNGENLSSEKIDSSEDVSASESLLRMEDHRRQTETLLQRFKNSHFFVRIAESSDLLWSKKIFPDKHSDCEVVGESTVNSSLNADQGNFGSNVSGGVARGTFKCCSLSDGSIVVLLHVNVGVDILRDPVLEILQFEKYQERTMSFENQDGLSYSSLDPYGELMKWLLPLDNTIPPITRPLSPPRLIPNAGISGTSQKSNASASSGSQLFSLVHFRSYSMSSIPHNTAPPPAPIKSASSKPSFELENWDQFSPQMSSKRKRLGVRDLLSFRGISLEQERFSVCCGLKGIHIPGRRWRRKLEIIHPVEIQSFAADCNTDDLLCVQIKNVSPDHIPDIIIYIDAITIVFEEASKDGLPSSLPIACIEAGNEHSIPNLAIRRNEEHSFIIKPATSMWRNIKACGERNSQSSQLQAGNPTSSLSLTSKSTDQYAIMVTCRCNYTESRLFFKQPTSWRPRISSDLMVSVALSGDPLKPNGIGSHLPVQVLTLQASNLTSEDLTMTVLAPSSSSYPSVISLNSSSSSPMSRYWVLNEVAGEKYSTSLERPRSIPVASDNQRHNVDFGGRPIPFEELSSPMSDIIPSAGLGCSHLCLQSRIPLGCIPSQSTTTIKLELLPLTDGIITLETLQINIKEKGYCTQKTVEKL; this comes from the exons ATGAATTTTCTACTTAGATCTACTCCTGCCGTGCCTGCAGAGCGACCATCTGTTCAAGAAACTCCTCCTCCAGTTGCTCCTTACGCGCCAAAACCAGCAATAACTTTGGAGAGTCTGATTTCTGAAATGCCATTTCCGCAATATTCTGTAGTTGATGATATTGATGATGAGGTCGATGCATCTGCCGGTGAAAATGGAAGTATTGCTGGTAATAAGGAGAACAGCGGCTGTGCTAGTGTAGGGAAGCACTCTGATGTTTCCGAGGAAGAAGGGTGGATTACCATTCCATGCA AGGATCTAACTAGTGAGTGGAGAAATGCATCAGATGTACATTCGTTACGCAGTAAGGACAGATCTTTTGTCTTCCCAG GTGAACAAATATGTATCTTGGCATGCTTATCTGCTTATAAACAGGATACAGCAACTATCACTCCTTTTAAAGTTGCAGCAGTTTTGAGTAAACATGGAAAAGGACACAGTCCtagaaaacaaaatggaaaCATGGATGATGGAACTAATTCCACAAACGGGGAAAGGCGGCCAAGTCCGGACCAAAGTACAATTCAAAATGGTGAAAATCTATCAAGTGAGAAGATTGATTCATCAGAGGATGTTTCTGCCAGTGAATCTCTTCTTAGAATGGAAGATCACAGGCGTCAAACAGAAACATTGTTACAACGATTTAAGAACTCTCACTTTTTTGTAAGAATTGCTGAGTCTAGTGATCTCCTTTggtcaaagaaaatatttcctGACAAGCATAGTGACTGTGAAGTGGTGGGTGAAAGCACTGTTAATTCTAGCTTAAATGCTGATCAAGGAAATTTTGGTTCCAATGTCTCTGGTGGCGTTGCAAGAGGTACCTTTAAGTGCTGCTCTCTTTCTGATGGAAGCATAGTG GTGCTTTTACATGTGAATGTTGGTGTTGACATATTGAGAGATCCAGTATTGgaaattcttcaatttgagAAGTACCAAGAGCGGACAATGTCATTTGAGAATCAGGATGGCTTAAGTTATTCAAGTCTGGATCCATATGGAGAATTGATGAAATGGTTGCTTCCTCTGGATAACACCATTCCTCCTATTACCCGCCCTCTATCTCCTCCCCGTTTAATTCCCAATGCAGGAATCAGTGGCACTTCTCAGAAGTCAAATGCGTCTGCTTCATCTGGCTCTCAACTCTTCTCCTTGGTCCATTTTAGAAGTTACTCTATGTCCTCTATACCTCACAATACTGCACCACCTCCTGCACCCATTAAATCTGCAAGTTCAAAGCCAAGCTTTGAACTTGAAAACTGGGATCAGTTCTCACCTCAGATGTcctcaaagagaaaaagactTGGGGTCCGTGACCTTTTATCTTTCCGAGGTATCTCTTTGGAGCAAGAGAGATTTTCCGTTTGTTGTGGACTGAAAGGAATTCATATTCCTGGAAGACGATGGAGGAGAAAACTTGAAATTATTCATCCTGTTGAAATCCAGTCTTTTGCTGCTGATTGCAATACGGATGACCTTTTGTGTGTTCAAATTAAG aATGTGTCTCCAGATCATATACCagatatcataatatatattgatgCTATTACAATTGTTTTTGAAGAGGCATCAAAGGATGGACTTCCCTCATCATTACCAATTGCTTGCATAGAAGCAGGGAATGAACACAGCATACCAAATTTAGCCATCAG GAGAAACGAAGAGCACTCTTTTATTATCAAACCAGCAACTTCTATGTGGAGGAATATAAAGGCTTGTGGAGAAAGAAATTCTCAATCATCCCAATTGCAGGCTGGAAATCCGACATCAAGTTTGTCCCTTACCTCCAAGAGTACTGATCAATATGCAATTATGGTAACTTGCCGGTGCAACTATACTG AGTCAAGATTGTTTTTTAAACAACCAACAAGTTGGCGACCTCGAATTTCAAGCGATCTTATGGTCTCTGTGGCGTTATCTGGGGATCCCCTTAAACCCAATGGAATTGGTTCTCACCTTCCTGTTCAG GTTTTGACACTTCAGGCGTCAAATTTAACATCCGAAGATCTGACCATGACGGTTCTTGCTCCATCTTCATCCTCTTATCCATCCGTCATTTCATTGAAttcctcatcatcatcacctATGAGTCGATACTGGGTTTTAAATGAAGTTGCTGGTGAGAAGTATAGTACATCACTGGAAAGGCCGAGATCAATCCCTGTTGCATCTGACAATCAAAGACACAATGTTGATTTTGGAGGCCGGCCAATTCCTTTTGAAGAACTATCTTCTCCCATGTCAGATATCATACCAAGTGCTGGTTTAGGTTGCTCGCATTTGTGCCTCCAGAGTAGAATTCCATTAGG ATGTATTCCTTCTCAATCCACAACTACCATCAAACTTGAGCTACTTCCCTTGACTGATGGCATAATTACTCTTGAAACGTTACAGATTAATATCAAGGAAAAAG GTTACTGCACCCAGAAAACAGTGGAGAAACTGTGA
- the LOC111802216 gene encoding probable serine/threonine-protein kinase PIX7 — protein MEVIAEDGKVVSRVVTESKGAKKQKNNKEQVETVEEETGCWIALRIFRSCISSRSKVDSSISGTSINYAESKSTVDSSRDQPTPQEISSTNTSMSNAESNSSTSKLEEELKISPHLRKFSFNDLKLATRNFRPESLLGEGGFGCVFKGWVEENGTAPVKPGTGLTVAVKTLNHDGLQGHKEWMAEVNFLSDLKHPNLVKLIGYCNEDDQRLLVYEFMPRGSLENHLFRRSLPLPWSIRMKIALGAAKGLAFLHEEAKRPVIYRDFKTSNILLDAEYNAKLSDFGLAKDGPDGDKTHVSTRVMGTYGYAAPEYVMTGHLTSRSDVYSFGVVLLEMLTGRRSMDKNRPNGEHNLVEWARPYLGEKKRFYRLIDPRLEGHFSIKGAQKAVQLAAQCLSRDQKVRPLMSEVVEALKPLPNLKDMASSSYYFQTMQADRVRSSPMARNGYHTAAGPVPKNGQQLRSHSIANGSHASPYHHQQQPHPSPKPNVKP, from the exons ATGGAGGTAATCGCTGAAGATGGGAAAGTTGTGTCTCGGGTAGTGACCGAATCGAAGGGGGCAAAGAAGCagaagaacaacaaagaaCAGGTTGAAACTGTGGAAGAGGAAACTGGCTGTTGGATTGCTCTGAGGATTTTTCGTAGCTGCATTTCTTCGAGATCCAAAGTTGATAGTTCGATTAGTGGGACTAGTATTAACTATG CTGAAAGCAAGTCTACGGTGGATTCGAGTAGAGACCAGCCGACGCCTCAAGAGATATCTTCTACAAATACAAGTATGAGTAATGCAGAGAGTAATTCATCCACTTCCAAACTAGAAGAGGAACTTAAAATATCTCCTCATCTACggaaattttcattcaatgaTCTTAAGTTGGCGACAAGGAACTTCAGACCGGAGAGTCTTCTTGGTGAGGGCGGTTTTGGTTGTGTTTttaagggttgggttgaagaAAACGGAACTGCTCCAGTTAAACCTGGCACAGGACTCACTGTTGCTGTTAAAACGCTCAACCATGATGGTCTTCAAGGCCATAAAGAGTGGATG GCTGAGGTGAATTTTCTTAGTGATCTCAAACATCCCAACTTGGTCAAACTTATCGGTTACTGCAACGAAGATGATCAAAGACTGCTTGTATATGAGTTCATGCCCAGAGGAAGCCTGGAGAATCATCTTTTCCGGA GATCTCTACCACTTCCGTGGTCTATTAGGATGAAAATTGCACTAGGTGCTGCCAAGGGTCTTGCTTTTCTTCACGAAGAAGCGAAAAGGCCGGTTATATATCGTGATTTCAAAACATCCAACATCCTATTAGACGCC GAATACAATGCCAAGCTTTCTGATTTCGGACTTGCAAAAGATGGCCCCGATGGAGATAAAACCCATGTCTCTACTCGTGTGATGGGAACGTATGGCTATGCAGCTCCAGAATACGTAATGACTG GACATCTTACATCAAGGAGTGATGTGTATAGTTTCGGAGTCGTTCTTCTTGAAATGTTAACTGGCAGAAGATCCATGGACAAAAACCGTCCTAACGGTGAACATAATCTTGTCGAGTGGGCACGGCCATACCtaggagagaaaaagagattcTACCGTTTGATAGACCCTAGGCTTGAAGGGCATTTCTCAATAAAAGGTGCTCAAAAGGCAGTACAATTGGCTGCTCAATGCCTTAGCCGAGATCAAAAGGTCAGACCCTTAATGAGTGAAGTTGTTGAAGCCTTGAAGCCTCTCCCAAACCTCAAGGACATGGCAAGTTCATCTTATTATTTTCAGACAATGCAAGCCGACCGTGTCCGATCGAGCCCAATGGCGAGAAATGGCTACCACACAGCTGCAGGACCAGTTCCGAAGAACGGGCAGCAACTACGCAGCCATTCAATCGCCAATGGATCTCATGCTTCTCCATATCATCATCAGCAGCAACCCCATCCATCTCCAAAACCCAATGTCAAACCCTGA